A portion of the Cyanobium sp. PCC 7001 genome contains these proteins:
- the ftsH gene encoding ATP-dependent zinc metalloprotease FtsH, whose translation MPIRQDDNRPTRRFGLINLILIGFGVLLLFSNFLPNGNSQVPRVPYSLFIDQVNDDGVKRAYITQEQIRYELKEPPAEGAPTVLATTPIFDMELPQRLEQHGVEFAAAPPQKPNFFTTLLSWVVPPLIFILVLQFFARRSGMGGGAQGALSFTKSKAKVYVPDEESRVTFADVAGVDEAKTELTEIVDFLKTPERYAAIGARIPKGVLLVGPPGTGKTLLSKAVAGEASVPFFIISGSEFVELFVGAGAARVRDLFEEAKKKAPCIIFIDELDAIGKSRSGSMGVVGGNDEREQTLNQLLTEMDGFSAQDKPVIVLAATNQPETLDAALLRPGRFDRQVLVDRPDLSGRKKILDIYAEKVKLAEGVDLEKIAQATSGFAGADLANLVNEAALLAARAYRTTVEQGDLNEAIERVVAGLEKKSRVLQPDEKKVVAYHEVGHAIVGHLMPGGAKVAKISIVPRGMSALGYTLQLPTEERFLNSKEDLEGQIATLLGGRSAEEIVFGEVTTGAANDLQRATDIAEQMVGTYGMSDTLGPLAYDKQGGSRFLGGPSNPRRVVSDATAQAIDKEVRSLVDRAHDRALSILRHNRSLLESIAQQILEKEVIEGDNLRNLLAESVMPEEARALA comes from the coding sequence ATGCCGATCCGCCAGGACGACAACCGGCCCACGCGGCGCTTCGGCCTGATCAATCTGATTCTGATCGGCTTCGGCGTTCTGCTCCTGTTCAGCAACTTCCTGCCCAACGGCAACTCCCAGGTGCCGCGGGTGCCTTACTCCCTGTTCATCGACCAGGTGAACGACGACGGCGTGAAGCGCGCCTACATCACCCAGGAGCAGATCCGCTACGAGCTCAAGGAGCCTCCGGCGGAGGGGGCCCCCACGGTGCTGGCCACCACCCCCATCTTCGACATGGAGCTGCCCCAGCGTCTGGAGCAGCACGGCGTGGAGTTCGCCGCGGCTCCGCCCCAGAAACCCAACTTCTTCACCACGCTGCTGAGCTGGGTGGTGCCGCCCCTCATCTTCATCCTGGTGCTGCAATTCTTCGCCCGCCGCAGCGGCATGGGCGGAGGCGCCCAGGGGGCTCTGAGCTTCACCAAGAGCAAGGCGAAGGTGTACGTGCCGGATGAGGAATCCCGGGTCACCTTCGCCGACGTGGCCGGTGTCGATGAGGCCAAGACCGAACTCACCGAGATCGTCGACTTCCTCAAGACCCCCGAGCGCTACGCCGCCATCGGCGCCCGCATTCCCAAGGGCGTGCTGCTGGTGGGTCCTCCCGGCACCGGCAAGACACTGCTCTCCAAGGCCGTGGCCGGCGAGGCCAGCGTGCCCTTCTTCATCATCTCCGGCTCCGAATTCGTGGAGCTGTTCGTAGGCGCCGGTGCGGCCCGGGTGCGTGACCTGTTCGAGGAGGCCAAGAAGAAGGCCCCTTGCATCATCTTCATCGACGAACTCGACGCCATCGGCAAGAGCCGTTCCGGCTCGATGGGCGTGGTGGGCGGCAACGACGAGCGGGAGCAGACCCTCAACCAGCTGCTCACCGAGATGGACGGGTTCAGCGCCCAGGACAAGCCGGTGATCGTGCTGGCCGCCACCAACCAGCCGGAAACCCTCGATGCCGCCCTGCTGCGGCCGGGCCGTTTCGACCGCCAGGTGCTGGTGGACCGTCCTGACCTCTCCGGCCGCAAGAAGATCCTCGACATCTATGCCGAGAAGGTGAAGCTGGCCGAGGGCGTGGACCTCGAGAAGATCGCCCAGGCCACCAGCGGCTTCGCCGGCGCCGATCTGGCCAACCTCGTCAACGAGGCGGCCCTGCTGGCGGCCCGTGCGTACCGCACCACCGTCGAGCAGGGCGATCTGAACGAGGCGATCGAGCGGGTGGTGGCCGGGCTGGAGAAGAAGAGCCGCGTGCTCCAGCCCGATGAGAAGAAGGTGGTGGCCTACCACGAGGTGGGCCACGCCATCGTGGGACACCTCATGCCCGGTGGCGCCAAGGTGGCCAAGATCTCGATCGTGCCCCGCGGCATGAGTGCCCTGGGCTACACCCTCCAGCTCCCCACCGAGGAGCGCTTCCTCAACTCCAAGGAGGATCTGGAGGGTCAGATCGCCACCCTGCTCGGGGGCCGCAGCGCCGAGGAGATCGTGTTCGGCGAAGTGACCACCGGCGCCGCCAACGACCTGCAGCGGGCCACGGACATCGCCGAGCAGATGGTGGGCACCTACGGCATGAGCGACACCCTCGGCCCCCTGGCCTACGACAAGCAGGGCGGCAGCCGCTTCCTGGGCGGCCCCAGCAACCCGCGCCGGGTGGTGAGCGATGCCACGGCCCAGGCGATCGACAAGGAGGTGCGCTCCCTGGTGGACCGGGCCCACGACCGCGCCCTCTCGATCCTGCGGCACAACCGCTCCCTGCTCGAGAGCATTGCCCAGCAGATCCTCGAGAAGGAGGTGATCGAAGGCGACAACCTGCGCAATCTGCTCGCCGAGAGCGTGATGCCGGAGGAGGCCAGGGCCCTGGCCTGA
- a CDS encoding SOS response-associated peptidase gives MCGRYSLTSQLDRLLPRLKGALPQGLLEHYRPRPLIRPGEPVLLLRREHARNRVDLALWGLLPAWVKEASSHGRPINARAETLAQKASFRGPWRHHRCLIPADGFFEKGHRIRRRDGAPFWLAGLWERWIGADGTELETCCVITTAPNALIATLHDRMPAVIPEGLEQPWLAAGDGAELRALEPMLEPWDPAEWLAEPLPKPQARLDQSQLELPW, from the coding sequence ATGTGCGGCCGCTACTCCCTCACCAGCCAGCTCGATCGCCTGCTGCCTCGCCTCAAGGGAGCCCTGCCCCAGGGGCTGCTGGAGCACTACAGGCCACGACCGCTGATCCGGCCGGGGGAGCCGGTGCTGCTCCTGCGCCGTGAGCATGCCCGCAACCGGGTGGATCTGGCGCTGTGGGGGTTGCTGCCGGCCTGGGTCAAGGAAGCCTCCTCCCATGGCCGCCCCATCAATGCTCGCGCCGAGACCCTGGCCCAGAAGGCCAGCTTCCGGGGACCCTGGCGCCACCACCGCTGCCTGATCCCGGCGGATGGGTTCTTCGAGAAGGGCCACCGCATCCGGCGGCGGGATGGGGCCCCTTTCTGGCTGGCGGGACTGTGGGAGCGCTGGATCGGGGCCGATGGCACCGAGCTGGAGACCTGCTGCGTGATCACCACCGCCCCCAATGCCCTGATCGCCACCCTGCACGACCGGATGCCCGCGGTGATCCCCGAGGGGCTGGAGCAGCCCTGGCTGGCCGCCGGCGATGGGGCGGAGCTGCGGGCGCTCGAGCCGATGCTGGAGCCCTGGGACCCGGCGGAATGGCTGGCGGAGCCGCTGCCCAAGCCGCAGGCCCGGTTAGACCAGAGCCAGTTGGAGCTGCCCTGGTGA
- a CDS encoding Nif11-like leader peptide family RiPP precursor, which produces MSLEQLDAFLALARSREELAKRLAEPLELADFLALARGSGYGVDEADVLAAQQRQEAQLSDAELQRRAGEEARRLRHFIQA; this is translated from the coding sequence GTGAGCCTCGAGCAACTGGATGCCTTCCTGGCCCTGGCCCGCAGCCGGGAGGAGCTGGCCAAGCGGCTGGCGGAGCCCCTGGAGCTGGCCGACTTCCTGGCCCTGGCCCGCGGCAGCGGCTACGGGGTGGATGAGGCCGATGTGCTGGCGGCCCAGCAGCGGCAGGAAGCGCAGCTGAGCGATGCCGAACTGCAGCGGCGGGCGGGAGAGGAGGCCCGGCGGCTGCGTCACTTCATCCAGGCCTGA
- a CDS encoding DUF427 domain-containing protein — translation MDTISSRRPDRVADYPRPPALVRCTLPVRVEVFGHTLAATEESLWVLETFHPPTVYLPPEVLNRQLLQPADGRSFCEWKGLASYWDLVSPGDGRRRRRAAWSYPKPTPGFAALAGWLSLYPAQTDGCRVNGAPVEPQPGGFYGGWILPWLQGPFKGDPAHPELV, via the coding sequence ATGGACACCATCAGCTCCCGGCGGCCCGATCGGGTGGCTGACTATCCCCGCCCACCGGCGCTGGTGCGCTGCACCCTGCCGGTGCGGGTGGAGGTGTTCGGACACACCCTCGCCGCCACCGAGGAGAGCCTCTGGGTGCTGGAGACCTTCCATCCCCCCACGGTGTATCTACCGCCCGAGGTTCTGAACCGGCAGCTGCTGCAGCCCGCGGACGGACGCTCGTTCTGCGAGTGGAAGGGCCTGGCCAGCTACTGGGACCTGGTGTCGCCAGGCGATGGCCGCCGGCGGCGACGGGCCGCCTGGAGCTACCCCAAGCCCACCCCGGGCTTTGCAGCCCTGGCGGGCTGGCTCTCGCTCTACCCGGCGCAGACGGACGGCTGCCGGGTGAACGGAGCCCCGGTCGAGCCCCAGCCCGGAGGCTTCTACGGGGGCTGGATCCTGCCCTGGCTGCAGGGACCGTTCAAGGGAGATCCGGCGCACCCGGAGCTGGTATGA
- a CDS encoding mechanosensitive ion channel family protein, with translation MDFPTAAGAALPFALNIPLLGLGLAIALWLLLEVVGRRFRSGSLTRALLLRSRLSIAVTLVLGSIAWWLAVLADPRLLDLPRDGAEVRDVALMVGLFWTLLRWKGELHAKAEGYAAQMLPRMATKDRLFLFDVLDKLFGTLIGLLIVFQVLQLLGVSASVLIAAGGFGAAALGFGARTIVENGLSGLSIYINRPFTVGETISLPGLSLLGTVEQIGWFYTQLRDPDRQRLYVPNGVFTSQPVQNVAEIDNRRLMIPFSVSYDDRERIPAISQAIEQRVVAVEGLDPAKDHLVHFMGYGASSLDLRLMCFASSGDIKAAWALQHRLLLLIGEVVAEHGASMPFPTRTLIPAPGAPDLP, from the coding sequence ATGGACTTCCCCACCGCTGCCGGCGCAGCGTTGCCCTTCGCCCTGAACATTCCTCTGCTGGGCCTGGGCCTGGCCATCGCCCTCTGGCTGCTGCTGGAGGTGGTGGGGCGGCGCTTCCGCAGCGGCTCCCTGACGCGGGCACTGCTGCTGCGGAGCCGCCTGAGCATCGCGGTCACCCTGGTGCTGGGCTCGATCGCCTGGTGGCTGGCGGTGCTGGCCGATCCCCGGCTGCTCGATCTGCCCCGCGACGGCGCCGAGGTGCGCGACGTGGCCCTGATGGTGGGCCTGTTCTGGACGCTGCTGCGCTGGAAGGGGGAACTGCACGCCAAGGCGGAGGGCTATGCCGCCCAGATGCTGCCGCGCATGGCCACCAAGGACCGGCTGTTCCTGTTCGACGTGCTCGACAAGCTGTTCGGCACGCTGATCGGCCTGCTGATCGTCTTCCAGGTGCTGCAGCTGCTGGGGGTCTCCGCCTCGGTGCTGATCGCCGCCGGTGGCTTCGGTGCCGCGGCCCTGGGCTTCGGGGCCCGCACCATCGTGGAGAACGGCCTCAGTGGCCTCAGCATCTACATCAACCGGCCGTTCACGGTGGGGGAAACCATCAGCCTGCCCGGCCTCAGCCTGCTGGGCACGGTGGAGCAGATCGGCTGGTTCTACACCCAGCTGCGCGATCCCGACCGTCAGCGCCTCTACGTGCCCAACGGCGTGTTCACGAGCCAGCCCGTGCAGAACGTGGCCGAGATCGACAACCGCCGCCTGATGATCCCCTTCAGCGTCAGCTACGACGACCGCGAGCGGATCCCGGCCATCAGCCAGGCCATCGAGCAGCGGGTCGTGGCGGTGGAGGGACTCGATCCCGCCAAGGATCACCTGGTGCATTTCATGGGCTACGGCGCCTCGAGCCTGGATCTGCGCCTGATGTGCTTCGCCAGCAGCGGCGACATCAAGGCCGCCTGGGCCCTGCAGCACCGGCTGCTGCTGCTGATCGGGGAGGTGGTGGCCGAGCACGGGGCCAGCATGCCCTTCCCCACCCGCACGCTCATACCAGCTCCGGGTGCGCCGGATCTCCCTTGA
- the ribD gene encoding bifunctional diaminohydroxyphosphoribosylaminopyrimidine deaminase/5-amino-6-(5-phosphoribosylamino)uracil reductase RibD, with the protein MSPAPSDSWRPWMQRALQLANLGCGRTSPNPMVGCVVLDAEGRLVGEGYHSQAGEAHAEVGALRQAGERARGGTAVVTLEPCCHHGRTPPCSDALLAAGIRRVVVAMADPDPQVAGGGIAQLRSAGVEVIEGVAAEEARALNRAFLHRIAHRRPFGILKWAMGVDGRTALPNGASQWISGPEARNWVHALRARCDAVVVGGGTVRADDPLLTSRGRRHSEPLRVVLSRSLALPERARLWDTAQAPTLVAHGYEAPARRRFQLDQRGIERLVLEACEPWALMQELARRGCNQVLWECGAELATAALRQSCVQEVAAVIAPKVMGGTLARTPVGDLGFTGMQQVPAWQTTCPQQLGDDLLWQLHAPELDRRWTSPPLPAQRCPSP; encoded by the coding sequence ATGAGCCCAGCCCCGTCCGACTCCTGGCGACCGTGGATGCAGCGGGCCCTGCAGCTGGCGAACCTCGGCTGCGGCCGCACCAGCCCCAATCCGATGGTGGGCTGCGTGGTGCTGGATGCCGAGGGCCGGCTGGTGGGGGAGGGCTACCACAGCCAGGCCGGCGAGGCCCATGCCGAGGTGGGCGCCCTGCGCCAGGCGGGGGAGCGGGCCCGCGGCGGCACGGCGGTGGTGACGCTCGAACCCTGCTGCCACCACGGCCGCACCCCCCCCTGCAGCGATGCCCTGCTGGCGGCCGGCATCCGCCGCGTGGTGGTGGCGATGGCCGATCCCGACCCCCAGGTGGCCGGCGGCGGAATCGCCCAGCTGCGGAGCGCCGGGGTGGAGGTGATCGAGGGGGTGGCTGCCGAGGAGGCCCGGGCCCTGAACCGCGCCTTCCTGCACCGGATCGCCCACCGGCGCCCCTTCGGCATCCTCAAGTGGGCCATGGGGGTGGATGGGCGCACCGCCCTGCCCAACGGCGCCAGCCAGTGGATCAGCGGGCCGGAGGCCAGGAACTGGGTGCACGCCCTGCGGGCCCGCTGCGACGCCGTGGTGGTGGGTGGCGGCACCGTCCGGGCCGACGACCCCCTGCTCACCAGCCGGGGACGGCGCCACAGCGAGCCCCTGCGGGTGGTGCTCAGCCGCAGCCTGGCGCTGCCGGAGCGGGCCCGGCTCTGGGACACGGCGCAGGCTCCCACGCTGGTGGCCCACGGCTACGAGGCACCCGCCCGGCGGCGTTTCCAGCTGGATCAGCGCGGCATCGAGCGGCTGGTGCTGGAGGCCTGCGAACCCTGGGCGCTGATGCAGGAGCTGGCCCGCCGCGGCTGCAACCAGGTGCTGTGGGAGTGTGGCGCCGAACTGGCCACCGCTGCCCTGCGCCAGAGCTGTGTGCAGGAGGTGGCGGCGGTGATCGCACCCAAAGTGATGGGCGGCACCCTGGCCCGCACACCCGTGGGCGATCTGGGGTTTACTGGCATGCAGCAGGTTCCTGCCTGGCAGACCACCTGTCCCCAACAGCTCGGGGACGATCTGCTCTGGCAGCTGCACGCCCCCGAGCTTGATCGTCGATGGACTTCCCCACCGCTGCCGGCGCAGCGTTGCCCTTCGCCCTGA
- a CDS encoding DUF3122 domain-containing protein yields the protein MSRMLGLVLALLVALAGGAPALAQLHAHPDENGTPVVRSLESLRDLDYQSWQLVAYREGPPGGPLRLRVVGYPGKVRLDHPTALRVRSGRGRWELADRTLENPKLAADGRAAAAEFDLAPLLADLHQDRPLRLQLPGVFVELPVPPFVVAEWRSLATSP from the coding sequence ATGAGCCGCATGCTCGGTCTGGTTCTGGCCCTGCTGGTGGCTCTGGCCGGTGGAGCGCCGGCCCTGGCCCAGCTCCACGCCCATCCCGATGAGAACGGCACCCCGGTGGTCCGCAGCCTCGAGAGTCTGCGCGACCTCGACTACCAGAGCTGGCAGCTGGTGGCGTACCGAGAGGGTCCTCCGGGCGGCCCCCTGCGCCTGCGGGTGGTGGGCTACCCGGGCAAGGTGCGCCTCGACCACCCCACAGCCCTGCGGGTGCGCAGCGGCCGTGGCCGCTGGGAGCTGGCCGACCGCACCCTGGAGAACCCGAAGCTGGCGGCCGATGGCCGTGCCGCCGCCGCCGAGTTCGATCTGGCACCGCTGCTGGCCGATCTGCACCAGGACCGGCCCCTGCGGCTGCAGCTTCCCGGGGTGTTCGTGGAATTGCCGGTGCCCCCCTTCGTGGTGGCTGAGTGGCGCAGCCTTGCCACCTCCCCGTGA
- a CDS encoding GH116 family glycosyl hydrolase, translating into MAPLGLSALKSLLQDRGSAATPPASWSRPFGLGWEQPYTVRYASNLDDGPNHGMPLGGFGAGCIGRAPDGSFNLWNLDGGEHWFGTLPDCQFALFERDGNGSRAHALAVAPEADASRPDAGPPLSAWSWYPASTADTSTGTYAARYPLSWTSFSGVFSARVGCEAFSPILPGDYERSSYPVAVFTWSLSNPTRRPLELSLLLSWRNTTGWFTNTDPAAAVHFRDDGSPEHNYVPAIGRSEGQRNRWVDDGPLKGVLLEGPISDPIAEGQGQWCIATDAGLEARHPGLRIHRCSRWNPAGDGAELWESFARDGSIPDSNNDRHSGANDPASAALAVQLRLEPGASIDIPLVISWDLPVTAFATGSRALRRYTDHFGADGTNAAAIAAEALGSWPSWREQIAAWQQPVLERTDLPEPLRMALFNELYDLASGGTLWTAASPEDPVGRFGVLECLDYAWYESLDVRLYGSFALLQLWPELDKAVLRSFARAIPAADPTPRPIGWYFTQGKGRVEAPRKVAGATPHDLGAPNERPWDATNYTAYQDCNLWKDLASDFVLQVWRTFRLAPTGEDLRFLADCWPAAVEALRYLKGFDANSDGLPDNGGAPDQTFDDWPLKGVSAYCGALWIAALEAALAMGQRLQLELGLDTSSQQRDFSSWLEQSRANFDRLLWNGEYYNIDADSGTPVVMADQLCGDFYARLLELPPVVAEERARSALRAIREACFEGFQGGSLGVANGLRRDGTPLDPDGTHPLEVWTGINFGLAAYYRLMGETDTALAITGAVVHQVYGGGLQFRTPEAITAVNTFRACHYLRAMAIWALWATHTGWQPIPGADREALA; encoded by the coding sequence ATGGCTCCCCTCGGACTGTCCGCGCTCAAGAGCCTGCTGCAGGACCGGGGGTCCGCCGCCACGCCACCGGCCAGCTGGTCACGGCCGTTCGGCCTCGGCTGGGAGCAGCCGTACACGGTGCGCTACGCCAGCAATCTCGATGACGGCCCCAACCACGGCATGCCGCTGGGCGGCTTCGGGGCCGGCTGCATCGGCCGCGCCCCCGACGGCAGCTTCAACCTCTGGAATCTCGACGGGGGTGAGCACTGGTTCGGCACGCTGCCCGACTGCCAGTTCGCCCTGTTCGAGCGCGACGGCAACGGCAGCCGCGCCCATGCCCTCGCCGTGGCCCCCGAGGCCGATGCCTCCCGGCCGGACGCCGGCCCGCCCCTCAGCGCCTGGAGCTGGTACCCCGCCAGCACCGCAGACACGAGCACCGGCACCTACGCGGCCCGCTACCCCCTCAGCTGGACCAGCTTCAGCGGCGTGTTCAGCGCCCGGGTGGGCTGCGAGGCCTTCAGCCCGATCCTGCCGGGCGACTACGAGCGCAGCAGCTATCCGGTGGCGGTGTTCACCTGGAGCCTCAGCAACCCCACCCGCCGGCCCCTTGAGCTCTCGCTGCTGCTGAGCTGGCGCAACACCACGGGCTGGTTCACCAACACCGATCCCGCCGCCGCCGTGCACTTCCGCGACGACGGCAGCCCCGAGCACAACTACGTGCCCGCCATCGGCCGCAGCGAGGGGCAGCGCAACCGCTGGGTGGACGACGGCCCGCTCAAGGGGGTCCTGCTGGAGGGGCCGATCTCCGACCCCATCGCCGAGGGGCAGGGCCAGTGGTGCATCGCCACCGATGCCGGCCTGGAGGCGCGCCATCCCGGGCTGCGCATCCACCGCTGCAGCCGCTGGAATCCGGCCGGCGACGGAGCCGAGCTGTGGGAATCGTTCGCGCGCGACGGCTCCATACCCGACAGCAACAATGACCGCCACAGCGGGGCGAACGACCCGGCCAGTGCCGCCCTGGCCGTGCAGCTGCGGCTGGAGCCGGGCGCCTCGATCGACATCCCCCTGGTGATCAGCTGGGACCTGCCCGTGACCGCCTTCGCCACCGGCAGCCGGGCCCTGCGGCGCTACACCGACCACTTCGGCGCCGACGGCACCAACGCCGCGGCCATCGCCGCCGAGGCTCTGGGGTCGTGGCCCAGCTGGCGGGAGCAGATCGCGGCCTGGCAGCAACCGGTGCTGGAGCGCACCGACCTGCCCGAACCCCTGCGGATGGCCCTGTTCAACGAGCTCTACGACCTGGCCTCCGGCGGCACCCTCTGGACCGCCGCCAGCCCCGAGGATCCGGTGGGGCGCTTCGGGGTGCTGGAGTGCCTCGACTACGCCTGGTACGAAAGCCTCGATGTGCGGCTGTACGGCTCCTTCGCCCTGCTGCAGCTCTGGCCCGAACTCGACAAGGCCGTGCTGCGCAGCTTCGCCCGGGCCATCCCCGCCGCCGATCCCACGCCGCGGCCCATCGGCTGGTACTTCACCCAGGGCAAGGGCCGGGTGGAGGCCCCGCGCAAGGTGGCCGGCGCCACCCCCCACGACCTCGGCGCCCCCAACGAGCGGCCCTGGGACGCCACCAACTACACGGCCTACCAGGACTGCAACCTCTGGAAGGACCTGGCCAGCGACTTCGTGCTGCAGGTGTGGCGCACCTTCCGGCTCGCCCCCACCGGCGAGGACCTGCGCTTCCTGGCGGACTGCTGGCCGGCGGCGGTGGAGGCCCTGCGCTACCTCAAGGGCTTCGATGCCAACAGCGATGGCCTGCCGGACAACGGCGGTGCCCCCGACCAGACCTTCGATGACTGGCCCCTGAAGGGCGTGAGCGCCTACTGCGGCGCCCTCTGGATCGCGGCCCTGGAGGCGGCGCTGGCCATGGGCCAGCGGCTGCAGCTGGAGCTGGGCCTGGACACCTCCAGCCAGCAGCGGGACTTCAGCAGCTGGCTGGAGCAGTCGCGCGCCAACTTCGACCGGTTGCTCTGGAACGGGGAGTACTACAACATCGATGCGGACAGCGGCACCCCGGTGGTGATGGCCGACCAGCTCTGCGGCGACTTCTACGCCCGCCTGCTGGAGCTGCCGCCGGTGGTGGCGGAGGAACGGGCCCGCAGTGCCCTGCGGGCGATCCGCGAGGCCTGCTTCGAAGGATTTCAGGGCGGTTCGCTGGGCGTGGCCAACGGCCTGCGCCGCGACGGCACACCGCTGGATCCCGACGGCACCCATCCGCTGGAGGTGTGGACCGGCATCAACTTCGGCCTGGCGGCCTATTACCGGCTGATGGGGGAGACGGACACGGCCCTGGCGATCACGGGCGCCGTCGTGCACCAGGTGTATGGGGGGGGCCTGCAGTTCCGCACCCCCGAAGCGATCACGGCGGTGAACACCTTCCGCGCCTGCCACTACCTGCGCGCCATGGCGATCTGGGCCCTCTGGGCCACCCACACCGGCTGGCAGCCGATTCCAGGCGCTGATCGGGAGGCCCTGGCATGA
- a CDS encoding bifunctional cobalt-precorrin-7 (C(5))-methyltransferase/cobalt-precorrin-6B (C(15))-methyltransferase, which yields MASVQETPLTTTGGWIDVVGCDAAGFEALAPERRALLEQAGLLAAPRRLLEPLAAAFPAACCVPTDRPAALLPRLSQALAAGERAVVLASGDPLWFGIGRMLLQELGREALRFHPAPASLQLAFARLGRPWQDASWISLHGRDPGPLAAALQKRPSALAVLTDPGRGGADAVRRILRASGLEAAYALWLCERLGHPRERVQRLAPQAPLPADLDPLHLVLLIAEPPPPPDPAVLPLFGLPDGVFLQHADRPGLMTKREVRVQLLADLALPERGVLWDVGAGVGSIGLEALRLRPGLRLWAVESRGGSRAVISANAERLGVRPAAVLEGRAPEVLAELPDPDRVLLGGGGRDRLAILAAVLPRLRPGGVVVVPLATVEGLAELRPLLEQAGLGVAVGQHQSWRGAPLADGTRLAPMNPVLVLRGERPAAG from the coding sequence ATGGCTTCAGTGCAGGAAACCCCGCTGACCACGACCGGCGGCTGGATCGATGTGGTGGGCTGCGATGCCGCCGGTTTCGAGGCCCTGGCCCCGGAGCGCCGGGCCCTGCTGGAGCAGGCCGGGCTGCTGGCGGCCCCCCGACGCCTGCTGGAGCCGCTCGCGGCGGCGTTTCCGGCGGCCTGCTGCGTGCCCACCGATCGACCGGCCGCCCTGCTGCCCCGCTTGAGCCAGGCCCTGGCGGCCGGCGAGCGGGCCGTGGTGCTGGCCAGCGGTGATCCCCTCTGGTTCGGCATCGGCCGGATGCTGCTGCAGGAGCTGGGGCGGGAGGCCCTGCGCTTCCATCCCGCCCCCGCCAGCCTGCAGCTGGCCTTCGCCCGGCTGGGCCGCCCCTGGCAGGACGCCAGCTGGATCAGCCTGCACGGCCGCGATCCCGGGCCGCTGGCCGCTGCGCTGCAGAAACGCCCCTCGGCCCTGGCGGTGCTCACCGATCCCGGCCGCGGCGGCGCCGATGCGGTGCGGCGGATCCTGCGGGCCTCGGGCCTGGAGGCGGCCTATGCCCTCTGGCTGTGCGAGCGGCTGGGTCATCCCCGCGAGCGGGTGCAGCGGCTCGCCCCCCAGGCCCCGCTTCCAGCCGATCTCGACCCCCTGCACCTGGTGCTGCTGATCGCTGAGCCGCCACCGCCGCCCGATCCGGCCGTGCTGCCGCTGTTCGGGCTGCCCGATGGGGTCTTCCTGCAGCATGCCGATCGCCCCGGGCTGATGACCAAACGGGAGGTGCGGGTGCAGCTGCTGGCCGATCTGGCCCTGCCGGAGCGCGGTGTGCTCTGGGATGTGGGGGCGGGGGTGGGATCGATCGGCCTGGAGGCCCTGCGGCTCAGGCCGGGGCTGCGGCTCTGGGCCGTGGAGAGCCGCGGCGGCTCCAGGGCTGTGATCAGCGCCAATGCCGAGCGGCTGGGGGTGCGGCCCGCGGCCGTGCTGGAGGGCCGGGCCCCGGAGGTGCTGGCGGAGTTGCCCGATCCGGACCGGGTGCTCCTGGGGGGCGGCGGCCGGGACCGGCTCGCCATCCTCGCGGCCGTGCTGCCGCGGCTGCGGCCGGGTGGCGTGGTGGTGGTTCCCCTGGCCACGGTGGAGGGCCTCGCCGAGCTGCGGCCCCTGCTGGAGCAGGCCGGGCTGGGGGTGGCGGTGGGTCAGCACCAGAGTTGGCGGGGCGCTCCCCTGGCGGACGGCACCCGCCTGGCCCCGATGAACCCGGTGCTGGTGCTCAGGGGTGAGCGCCCTGCGGCGGGCTGA
- a CDS encoding DUF192 domain-containing protein, whose product MPHALHRHRLAAALLGLGLTGGAVALADPPPSRQPPPQWLPLEARWCPEPGRCIALEVADEPHEQAKGLQLRPALPPLRGMWFPFPRPTVARFWMHRTPEPLDMLFVAGGRVVAIETAAQPCPHLPCPSYGPAQRVEGVLELAAGQGAAQGIAVGTPVVIEPLQISPPQGAHP is encoded by the coding sequence ATGCCCCACGCCCTGCATCGGCACCGGCTGGCGGCTGCCCTGCTCGGCCTGGGGCTCACGGGCGGGGCCGTGGCCCTGGCCGACCCCCCGCCGTCACGCCAGCCGCCGCCCCAGTGGCTGCCCCTGGAGGCCCGCTGGTGCCCGGAGCCCGGGCGTTGCATCGCCCTGGAGGTGGCGGATGAGCCCCATGAGCAGGCCAAGGGTCTGCAGCTGCGGCCGGCGCTGCCACCATTGCGGGGCATGTGGTTCCCTTTCCCGAGGCCCACGGTGGCGCGGTTCTGGATGCACCGCACCCCCGAACCGCTCGACATGCTGTTCGTGGCCGGAGGCCGCGTGGTGGCGATCGAGACGGCCGCCCAGCCCTGCCCGCATCTTCCCTGCCCCAGTTACGGCCCGGCCCAGCGGGTGGAGGGGGTGCTGGAACTGGCTGCGGGCCAGGGGGCGGCCCAGGGGATCGCCGTGGGCACGCCGGTGGTGATCGAGCCGCTCCAGATCAGCCCGCCGCAGGGCGCTCACCCCTGA